A genomic segment from Yimella sp. cx-51 encodes:
- the murD gene encoding UDP-N-acetylmuramoyl-L-alanine--D-glutamate ligase produces the protein MTDGAGWPVDPSYEPLGGARDLTHRDADWAGLQIVVMGLGVSGFAAADALLERGAQVTVLSTDQSTAVQERAHILDILGAQVRYGDEHQRSVPEGTDLVVTSPGVRPTHPFMVAVAQARVPVWGEVELAWRMRPREGAAPWLTITGTNGKTTAVTMLEQILRSAGLRATAAGNVGLPILEAVLHPEPYDVIAVELSTFQLHWSRSISPYASCCLNVAPDHLDWHGSFEEYRRMKGRVYERTQVACIYNVDDPTTEALVQEADVVEGCRAVGFTLGLPHPSMLGLVDDVLADRAFVPERTRQAAELCQLADLGRDGNPPAPHYVSDALAAAALARAFEVRPLAVRDGLRAYQPQPHRLANVLTHSGIRFVDDSKATNPPAAQAAMQSFEHIVWVAGGQLKGADIDELVAANAARLRAAVLIGADREQFAQAIARHAPQVPVVVIDRTDTEVMNEVVQRAVDLAQGGDVVLLAPAAASLDMWPSYGARGDSFAGAARAWAEKV, from the coding sequence ATGACCGACGGCGCCGGCTGGCCGGTCGACCCGTCCTACGAACCACTCGGCGGTGCCCGCGACCTCACCCATCGCGACGCCGACTGGGCGGGTCTGCAGATCGTCGTGATGGGCCTGGGCGTGAGCGGTTTCGCCGCCGCGGACGCCCTGCTCGAGCGCGGTGCGCAGGTCACCGTGTTGTCGACCGACCAGTCGACGGCGGTTCAGGAACGCGCCCACATCCTCGACATCCTGGGAGCGCAGGTGCGCTACGGAGACGAGCACCAGCGGTCGGTGCCCGAGGGCACCGATCTGGTCGTCACCTCACCGGGCGTACGTCCCACCCACCCGTTCATGGTCGCCGTGGCGCAGGCCAGGGTGCCGGTCTGGGGTGAGGTCGAACTCGCGTGGCGGATGCGTCCGCGGGAGGGCGCGGCGCCGTGGCTGACAATCACCGGCACCAACGGCAAGACCACCGCGGTGACGATGCTCGAGCAGATCCTGCGCTCGGCGGGCCTGCGAGCCACCGCTGCCGGCAATGTCGGGCTTCCGATCCTGGAGGCGGTGCTGCACCCTGAGCCCTACGACGTGATCGCTGTCGAACTCTCCACCTTCCAACTGCACTGGTCGCGCAGTATCTCGCCCTACGCCTCCTGCTGCCTCAACGTCGCCCCCGACCACCTCGACTGGCACGGGTCCTTCGAGGAGTACCGCCGCATGAAGGGGCGGGTCTACGAGCGCACCCAGGTCGCCTGCATCTACAACGTCGACGACCCCACCACCGAGGCGCTCGTGCAAGAGGCCGATGTCGTCGAAGGCTGCAGAGCGGTCGGGTTCACGCTCGGACTCCCACATCCCTCGATGCTGGGGCTGGTCGACGACGTGCTGGCCGACCGGGCCTTCGTGCCCGAACGGACACGTCAGGCCGCGGAGCTGTGTCAGTTGGCCGACCTCGGACGCGACGGCAATCCGCCAGCGCCGCACTACGTCTCGGATGCCCTCGCCGCTGCTGCACTGGCCCGGGCATTCGAGGTCCGACCGCTGGCGGTGCGTGATGGCCTGCGTGCCTACCAGCCGCAGCCGCACCGGCTCGCGAATGTACTGACCCACAGCGGCATCCGCTTCGTGGACGACTCCAAGGCGACCAACCCGCCGGCAGCACAGGCCGCGATGCAGTCATTCGAGCACATCGTGTGGGTGGCCGGTGGCCAGCTCAAGGGCGCCGACATCGACGAACTCGTCGCTGCGAACGCTGCGCGATTGCGTGCGGCAGTGCTCATCGGCGCCGACCGTGAGCAGTTCGCGCAGGCAATTGCACGACACGCGCCGCAGGTGCCGGTGGTTGTCATTGACCGCACCGACACTGAAGTCATGAACGAAGTGGTGCAGCGTGCAGTCGACCTCGCCCAGGGCGGCGACGTGGTGCTGCTCGCCCCGGCGGCCGCGTCCCTG
- the mraY gene encoding phospho-N-acetylmuramoyl-pentapeptide-transferase, with translation MKAILIGALIALTTGLVGTPAFIKFLVRRGYGQFIRDDGPTTHHTKRGTPTMGGAVIIAGSVLGYFLAHLVLWTQPSASGLLVMYLIVGLGAVGFADDWIKISHQRSLGLRSWQKLIGQSFVGISFAVMAVNFPDSGGRTPASYRISFVRDTWFNLAFAGTALGMVLFVLWANLIIAGTSNGTNLTDGLDGLLTGASVMVFGAYLLIGIWQFNQNCETIGSNKCYDVRDPHDLALVAACVMGVSFGFLWWNATPAKIFMGDTGSLALGGALAGLAIMTRTELLVVILAGLFVLETLSVIIQVGSFKSRGKRVFRMAPLHHHFEMVGWNEVTVVIRFWIIAGLCVALGLGLFYAEWVVGA, from the coding sequence GTGAAGGCCATATTGATCGGCGCGTTGATCGCGCTCACCACCGGACTCGTGGGCACTCCCGCCTTCATCAAGTTCCTGGTGCGCCGCGGCTACGGCCAGTTCATTCGCGACGACGGACCCACCACCCACCACACCAAGCGAGGCACCCCGACGATGGGTGGCGCGGTGATCATCGCCGGAAGCGTCCTGGGTTACTTCTTGGCGCACCTGGTGTTGTGGACGCAGCCCAGCGCGTCCGGACTGCTCGTGATGTACCTCATCGTCGGTCTGGGTGCTGTCGGTTTCGCCGATGACTGGATCAAGATCAGCCACCAGCGATCACTGGGTCTGCGGTCGTGGCAGAAGCTGATCGGTCAGTCCTTCGTCGGCATCAGCTTCGCGGTGATGGCGGTGAACTTCCCCGACAGCGGTGGCCGCACACCGGCCAGCTATCGCATCTCGTTCGTGCGTGACACGTGGTTCAACCTCGCGTTCGCTGGCACTGCGCTGGGCATGGTGCTGTTCGTGCTGTGGGCCAACCTCATCATCGCCGGCACCTCCAACGGCACCAACCTCACCGACGGTCTGGACGGTCTGCTCACCGGTGCCAGCGTGATGGTCTTCGGCGCCTACCTGCTGATCGGCATCTGGCAGTTCAACCAGAACTGCGAAACCATCGGCAGCAACAAGTGTTACGACGTCCGTGACCCCCACGATCTCGCCCTGGTCGCGGCGTGCGTCATGGGTGTCAGCTTCGGATTCCTGTGGTGGAACGCCACCCCGGCGAAGATCTTCATGGGCGACACCGGTTCGCTCGCGCTCGGCGGCGCGCTGGCGGGCCTGGCGATCATGACCCGCACCGAACTGCTCGTGGTCATCCTCGCCGGCCTCTTCGTGCTGGAGACGCTCTCGGTGATCATCCAGGTGGGCTCGTTCAAGTCGCGCGGCAAACGGGTGTTCCGGATGGCGCCACTGCATCACCACTTCGAGATGGTCGGCTGGAACGAAGTGACCGTGGTGATCCGGTTCTGGATCATCGCCGGCCTCTGCGTGGCTCTCGGCCTCGGGCTCTTCTACGCCGAATGGGTCGTCGGGGCATGA
- the murF gene encoding UDP-N-acetylmuramoyl-tripeptide--D-alanyl-D-alanine ligase translates to MIPMTLAQIAEAVSGRLMPADQGEVVVDGPVVSDSRQAGPGGLYVARVGEFADGHEFAGAAQQAGAVATLGEREIEGMATVVVSDVQDAFAALGRAVVDRAPQLTIVGITGSSGKTSTKDLLGQVLTPVADTVVPEGSLNSEVGVPLTVCRITPQTRFLVAEMGANGVGHIEYLTRIAPPSVGIVLNVGRAHVGEFGSVEAIARTKGELVEALPDDGLAVLNADDPAVRAMASRTRARVQLVGTSEDADLRATDIMLDERSRASFTLVGDGEPRRITLGLFGTHHVGNALAVYAAARHVGVDADHIVSALESAAAVSRWRMEVFELRNGVTLVNDAYNANPDSMAAALRALSTMKTDGRRVAVLGQMLEMGEASAQEHAAVGAKVAEYGIDRLVTVGQGADLIGVAAREQGVAWEHTADVDAAYGLLTATLQSGDLALLKSSRDSGLRYLGDRIVEADGETPA, encoded by the coding sequence ATGATCCCGATGACACTCGCGCAGATCGCTGAGGCGGTCTCGGGTCGGCTGATGCCGGCCGATCAGGGCGAGGTCGTGGTCGACGGACCCGTGGTGTCCGATTCCCGACAGGCCGGACCAGGCGGTCTGTACGTCGCTCGGGTCGGTGAATTCGCCGACGGGCACGAGTTCGCCGGGGCAGCGCAGCAGGCCGGGGCCGTCGCCACGTTGGGTGAGCGGGAGATCGAGGGCATGGCGACCGTCGTCGTGTCCGACGTCCAGGATGCCTTCGCAGCGCTCGGCAGGGCGGTCGTCGACCGTGCTCCGCAGCTCACGATCGTCGGCATCACCGGCAGCTCGGGCAAGACCTCCACCAAGGATCTCCTCGGTCAGGTGCTGACCCCCGTGGCCGACACCGTCGTCCCCGAAGGTTCGCTCAACTCCGAGGTCGGTGTGCCGCTGACCGTCTGCCGCATCACACCGCAGACGAGGTTCCTGGTGGCCGAGATGGGCGCCAACGGCGTCGGTCACATCGAATACCTCACCCGCATCGCACCGCCGTCGGTCGGCATCGTGCTCAACGTCGGGCGCGCGCACGTGGGGGAGTTCGGCTCCGTCGAGGCGATCGCCCGCACCAAGGGAGAGTTGGTCGAAGCATTGCCCGACGACGGTCTCGCGGTGCTCAACGCCGACGACCCCGCCGTGCGCGCGATGGCATCCCGCACCCGGGCCCGCGTGCAGCTCGTCGGGACGTCCGAAGACGCCGACCTCCGCGCCACCGACATCATGCTGGACGAACGGTCCCGCGCCTCCTTCACGCTCGTCGGTGACGGCGAGCCACGGCGAATCACATTGGGGCTCTTCGGCACTCACCACGTCGGAAACGCACTCGCGGTCTACGCCGCCGCACGGCACGTCGGTGTCGACGCCGACCACATCGTCTCGGCGCTGGAGTCTGCAGCCGCGGTGAGTCGCTGGCGAATGGAAGTCTTCGAGCTGCGCAACGGCGTCACCCTCGTCAATGACGCCTACAACGCCAACCCCGACTCCATGGCAGCTGCCCTTCGGGCGCTGTCGACCATGAAGACCGACGGACGTCGGGTGGCGGTGCTCGGACAGATGCTGGAGATGGGTGAGGCCAGCGCGCAGGAGCACGCAGCCGTCGGCGCGAAGGTCGCCGAGTACGGCATCGACCGACTGGTCACCGTCGGACAGGGTGCAGATCTGATCGGCGTCGCGGCTCGCGAGCAGGGCGTCGCCTGGGAACACACCGCCGACGTGGATGCCGCCTACGGCCTGCTGACGGCTACCTTGCAGTCAGGTGATCTGGCCCTGTTGAAGTCGAGTCGCGATTCGGGCTTGCGCTACCTTGGCGATCGCATCGTCGAAGCGGACGGAGAGACCCCGGCGTGA
- a CDS encoding penicillin-binding protein 2, whose amino-acid sequence MAIAMIFTVILAQLLRVQGLDASTVSAQAFSERAQRTTIPALRGQIVDAGGTTLARSVERRNVTADPFAASEYKVRDKQTGKRTKVGLKGAAQAIAPIVGADATELLSALQQTADKKRRFMYLVKDISPDQWNRINDLRIPGIFSERVVKREYPQGTAAAPLVGWVSADGTPGGGIEAVQQKVLNGKPGVHIYERAPDGTVIATASNSDTPAVDGRPVQLTIDNDLQWTAQNLIAAATTKAKAASGEAVVLDLKGNVLAAASYPSFDNNQIAAAKGSLLARPFTEVYEPGSTGKVITMAAALQEGKVSATSPFSVPYSFTRNGEKFADSHTHPTETMTTAGILAKSSNTGTIMVGEKMSPQTMVSYMKKFGLGASTGVRMPGESAGFVKPAQSWVGRDRYVPLFGQGVSSNTMQLAGVFQTIANGGVREPIKLIKGVGDGSGNFAPPQDDRVAVQAVTPQVATQVTRMLNAVATEDGTAPKAAVPGYNVAGKTGTAQRYSGSQQDGVTASFIGFAPSEAPRYIVAVAVHKPQAGTYGGELAAPVFSQLMQAALRLGHVPPSSAKPQLYDLVYDPKKGKQ is encoded by the coding sequence GTGGCGATCGCGATGATCTTCACGGTCATCCTGGCGCAGTTGCTGCGCGTGCAAGGTCTGGACGCTTCCACGGTCTCGGCACAGGCATTCTCCGAGCGGGCCCAGCGCACGACGATCCCGGCGCTGCGCGGGCAGATCGTCGATGCCGGTGGGACGACCCTTGCGCGCTCGGTCGAGCGCCGCAATGTCACCGCCGACCCGTTCGCGGCGTCCGAGTACAAGGTGCGCGACAAGCAGACGGGCAAGCGGACGAAGGTCGGGCTCAAGGGTGCGGCCCAGGCGATCGCGCCCATTGTCGGCGCGGATGCGACCGAACTGCTGAGTGCGTTGCAGCAGACCGCTGACAAGAAGCGCCGGTTCATGTACCTCGTCAAGGACATCTCCCCGGACCAATGGAACCGCATCAACGACCTGCGCATCCCGGGCATCTTCAGCGAGCGCGTCGTCAAGCGTGAGTACCCGCAGGGAACGGCGGCTGCCCCCCTGGTCGGATGGGTGAGCGCCGACGGCACCCCGGGTGGCGGCATCGAGGCGGTCCAGCAGAAGGTGTTGAACGGCAAGCCAGGCGTGCACATTTACGAGCGCGCTCCCGATGGCACCGTGATCGCCACGGCCAGCAACAGCGACACCCCCGCCGTCGACGGACGTCCGGTGCAGCTGACCATCGACAACGACCTGCAGTGGACGGCGCAGAACCTCATCGCCGCTGCCACCACCAAGGCCAAGGCAGCCTCCGGCGAGGCTGTCGTGCTCGACCTCAAGGGCAACGTGCTGGCGGCTGCGAGCTACCCCAGCTTCGACAACAACCAGATTGCAGCGGCGAAGGGTTCGCTGCTCGCCCGCCCGTTCACCGAGGTCTACGAGCCCGGATCGACCGGCAAGGTCATCACGATGGCGGCGGCGCTCCAGGAGGGCAAGGTGTCGGCGACGAGCCCGTTCAGCGTGCCCTACTCCTTCACCCGCAATGGCGAGAAGTTCGCCGATTCACACACCCACCCCACCGAGACGATGACCACCGCGGGCATCCTGGCCAAGTCGTCCAACACCGGCACGATCATGGTCGGGGAGAAGATGTCCCCGCAGACGATGGTCTCCTATATGAAGAAGTTCGGGCTGGGTGCCTCGACGGGTGTGCGGATGCCCGGAGAGTCGGCCGGCTTCGTTAAGCCCGCGCAGTCGTGGGTCGGTCGCGACCGGTACGTGCCGCTGTTCGGACAAGGCGTCAGCAGTAACACGATGCAACTCGCAGGGGTGTTCCAGACCATCGCCAACGGTGGTGTACGAGAGCCGATCAAGCTGATCAAGGGTGTCGGCGACGGCTCGGGCAATTTCGCCCCTCCGCAGGACGACAGGGTGGCGGTGCAGGCGGTCACTCCGCAGGTCGCGACCCAGGTCACCCGCATGCTCAACGCCGTCGCCACAGAGGACGGCACCGCGCCCAAGGCGGCCGTGCCCGGCTACAACGTGGCCGGCAAGACCGGCACCGCCCAGCGCTATTCGGGATCGCAGCAGGACGGCGTCACCGCCTCGTTCATCGGATTCGCACCGTCCGAGGCGCCCCGTTACATCGTGGCGGTCGCCGTGCACAAGCCGCAGGCCGGCACGTACGGTGGCGAGTTGGCCGCACCGGTCTTCTCGCAGTTGATGCAGGCAGCATTACGCCTCGGTCACGTGCCGCCGAGCTCGGCCAAGCCGCAGCTGTACGACCTCGTCTACGACCCGAAGAAGGGCAAGCAATGA
- the mraZ gene encoding division/cell wall cluster transcriptional repressor MraZ, protein MFLGTHQPRLDDKGRMILPAKFREKLAAGLVITRGQERCLYVFAMADFEKFAAQMSATPVTNRAVRNFQRVLLSAASDEIPDKQGRITIPAILREYAGLTRDCTVIGAGNRVELWDTQAWNDLLANTEDDFADQAEEVIPGGLF, encoded by the coding sequence ATGTTTCTCGGCACCCATCAGCCACGACTGGACGACAAAGGGCGGATGATCCTGCCCGCGAAGTTCCGGGAGAAGTTGGCGGCCGGCCTGGTCATCACCCGTGGTCAGGAGCGATGCCTCTACGTCTTCGCGATGGCCGATTTCGAGAAGTTCGCTGCGCAGATGAGCGCGACCCCCGTCACCAACCGGGCCGTCCGCAACTTCCAGCGGGTATTGCTCTCAGCGGCGTCCGACGAGATCCCCGACAAGCAGGGCCGCATCACGATTCCGGCGATCCTGCGCGAGTACGCCGGTCTCACCAGGGACTGCACCGTGATCGGTGCGGGTAACCGCGTCGAGCTGTGGGACACGCAGGCGTGGAACGACCTGCTGGCCAACACCGAGGACGACTTCGCCGATCAGGCCGAAGAGGTGATCCCTGGCGGCCTCTTCTGA
- the rsmH gene encoding 16S rRNA (cytosine(1402)-N(4))-methyltransferase RsmH: MSEDRTVAQRHVPVMRDRIVELLAPALGAQGAVYLDGTLGMGGHTEAILQTFPNVRAFGVDRDTDALRLAGERLAPFGDRFVPVHARYDDAIDELAALGVTSIDAALFDLGVSSLQLDETDRGFSYSQHSDLDMRMDQTSGMTAADVLAEYSESQLRRIIGEYGEERFAGRVAKAIVRRREQSPIRTSDDLMEILRAAIPAASQRTGGHPGKRTFQALRIEVNQELASWQAALPAAVDALAVGGRIAVLSYHSLEDRITKRALQAGARSTAPAGLPVELPEHQPYLSLLTRGAEVPDDAEIQTNPRAASARLRVAERTRSTKGSTR, from the coding sequence ATGAGCGAGGACCGGACTGTGGCGCAGCGCCACGTGCCGGTCATGCGCGATCGCATCGTGGAGTTGCTCGCACCGGCGCTGGGCGCGCAGGGCGCGGTGTACCTCGACGGCACCCTTGGAATGGGCGGTCACACCGAGGCGATCCTGCAGACCTTCCCGAACGTTCGCGCGTTCGGCGTCGACCGCGACACCGATGCTCTTCGGTTGGCGGGGGAGCGGCTGGCACCTTTCGGTGATCGTTTCGTGCCGGTGCATGCCCGCTACGACGATGCGATCGACGAACTCGCCGCCCTGGGCGTGACGAGCATCGACGCAGCGCTCTTCGACCTCGGGGTCAGCTCGCTGCAGTTGGACGAGACCGATCGCGGCTTCTCCTACAGCCAGCACTCCGACCTCGACATGCGGATGGATCAGACCAGCGGAATGACCGCCGCGGACGTCCTCGCCGAATACTCCGAGTCGCAGTTGCGCCGGATCATCGGTGAGTACGGCGAGGAGCGCTTCGCCGGCCGGGTCGCCAAAGCGATCGTCCGCAGGCGTGAGCAGTCGCCGATCCGCACCTCCGACGACCTCATGGAGATCCTGCGCGCGGCTATCCCGGCTGCGTCCCAGCGCACCGGGGGACACCCCGGCAAGCGCACCTTCCAGGCGCTGCGGATCGAGGTCAACCAGGAATTGGCCAGTTGGCAGGCCGCCCTCCCGGCGGCGGTAGATGCACTCGCCGTCGGTGGGCGCATTGCGGTGCTGTCCTACCACTCGCTCGAGGACCGCATCACCAAGCGTGCGCTCCAGGCCGGTGCCCGATCCACCGCTCCTGCCGGCCTGCCGGTCGAACTCCCCGAGCACCAGCCGTACCTGTCCCTGCTGACCCGCGGTGCCGAGGTGCCGGACGACGCAGAGATCCAGACCAACCCGCGCGCGGCGTCCGCCCGCCTGCGGGTCGCCGAACGAACCCGATCCACGAAGGGAAGTACGCGATGA
- a CDS encoding DUF58 domain-containing protein, producing MRSTRLTARGRAFASAGLTLVVGGLGLGLLDVTRLGCLLLVLLLITWLFARRRDRAIVVDRAVEPSVVTAGSRCAVSVGFTNNDRRRSRFGMAQENLDYTLGDPPRFLLPGMAPRERRVVRYTLQPRTRGEHRIGPIEVAIRDPFGLTRRNVTIQATDELLVLPRIVPLGSAHPPGAGAGQEGTTPAMVALHGEEDVSLRMYRDGDDLRKVHWPATAHRGELMVRQLDRPARRSCILLLDPRANAHVGQGDNSSFEWAVTALASIAVRMHELGYLIHLLTTESVSVGAHESHLPGEQIQLLLARARLGSDDDFAAVIAAAHDVVDTGALTVAVLGNDFVGIESDLGSLRRPGASALALQLTDERPAPDDSHSAPAPSLADFGWRVLRVPPGMPVDHAWATISGRDYVRVGAL from the coding sequence ATGAGAAGCACCCGCCTCACCGCGCGCGGCCGGGCGTTCGCGTCAGCAGGGCTCACGCTCGTCGTGGGCGGCCTGGGACTCGGACTGCTCGATGTCACCCGGCTGGGCTGTCTGCTGCTGGTGTTGCTGCTCATCACCTGGCTCTTCGCGCGCCGCCGGGACCGCGCGATCGTGGTCGACCGCGCGGTCGAGCCGTCCGTGGTGACCGCAGGAAGCAGATGTGCGGTCAGCGTCGGGTTCACCAACAACGATCGACGCCGGTCCCGTTTCGGCATGGCCCAGGAGAATCTCGACTACACCCTCGGTGACCCGCCCCGTTTCCTGCTGCCGGGAATGGCACCCAGGGAACGGCGCGTCGTGCGTTACACGCTCCAGCCCAGGACCCGCGGTGAGCACCGGATCGGCCCGATCGAGGTCGCGATCCGTGATCCCTTCGGACTCACCCGCAGGAATGTCACCATCCAGGCCACGGACGAACTGCTGGTCCTGCCCCGCATCGTCCCGCTCGGATCCGCCCACCCCCCGGGCGCTGGCGCCGGACAGGAGGGGACGACTCCGGCGATGGTCGCGCTCCACGGTGAGGAGGACGTCAGCCTGCGGATGTACCGCGACGGCGACGACCTGCGCAAGGTGCACTGGCCGGCGACGGCTCACCGCGGCGAACTGATGGTGCGTCAGCTCGACCGCCCAGCCCGTCGCTCCTGCATCCTGCTGCTCGACCCACGTGCGAACGCCCATGTCGGCCAGGGCGACAACTCCAGCTTCGAATGGGCGGTCACGGCGTTGGCCTCCATCGCCGTCCGCATGCACGAACTCGGCTACCTGATCCACCTGCTCACCACCGAAAGCGTGAGTGTGGGCGCGCACGAGAGCCATCTGCCCGGTGAACAGATCCAACTCCTACTTGCCAGGGCCCGCCTCGGCTCCGACGACGACTTCGCAGCTGTGATCGCAGCGGCACATGACGTCGTCGACACCGGCGCGCTCACCGTCGCGGTGCTCGGCAACGACTTCGTCGGCATCGAGAGCGACCTCGGCTCGCTGCGTCGTCCCGGCGCTTCGGCGCTGGCGCTCCAGCTGACCGATGAGCGCCCGGCGCCGGACGATTCGCACTCGGCGCCTGCCCCGAGTCTGGCCGACTTCGGTTGGCGCGTGCTGAGGGTGCCGCCGGGCATGCCGGTCGACCACGCCTGGGCCACGATCAGCGGACGCGACTATGTGCGGGTGGGTGCGCTATGA
- a CDS encoding MoxR family ATPase: MHDARPATHQSADQLPLERVHEIAGRIHQAVSSVIEGKSDVVRTALVVLLAEGHLLIEDVPGVGKTMLAKSLARSIDGEMRRVQFTPDLLPSDITGVSVFNQDTRTFEFRPGAVFANLVVGDEINRASPKTQSALLECMEEAQVTVDGTTYPMARPFMVMATQNPIEMEGTYPLPEAQRDRFMARISMGYPTAAAEVAMLDTHGEGNALDKLRPVTDAATVARAIARVNQVYASPALRQYIVDLVTATRTTSAFRLGASPRAALGMLRAARANAALEQRDHVIPEDVQRITLPLLTHRVIVSSDHQHLRHNAADLLEQMINRVRVPSGSNS, encoded by the coding sequence ATGCATGACGCGCGCCCCGCGACCCATCAGTCCGCCGACCAGCTCCCCCTGGAGCGGGTGCATGAGATAGCCGGCCGGATCCACCAAGCGGTTTCCTCGGTCATCGAGGGCAAGTCGGACGTCGTCCGAACGGCATTGGTGGTGCTGCTGGCTGAAGGCCACCTGCTCATCGAGGACGTACCCGGCGTGGGCAAGACCATGCTCGCCAAGTCGCTCGCCCGCTCGATCGACGGCGAGATGCGGCGCGTGCAATTCACGCCTGACCTGCTGCCCAGCGACATCACCGGCGTGAGCGTCTTCAACCAGGACACCCGCACCTTCGAGTTCCGCCCCGGTGCCGTGTTCGCCAATCTGGTCGTCGGTGACGAGATCAACCGCGCTTCCCCTAAGACGCAGTCAGCGCTTCTGGAATGTATGGAGGAAGCGCAGGTGACCGTCGACGGCACCACCTACCCCATGGCGCGCCCCTTCATGGTGATGGCGACACAGAACCCCATCGAGATGGAGGGCACCTACCCGCTGCCCGAGGCACAGCGTGACCGGTTCATGGCGCGCATCTCGATGGGCTACCCGACCGCAGCGGCCGAGGTGGCGATGCTCGACACACACGGCGAGGGCAATGCGCTCGACAAACTGCGTCCGGTCACCGACGCTGCCACCGTTGCGCGCGCGATCGCCCGGGTCAACCAGGTGTACGCCAGCCCCGCGCTGCGCCAGTACATCGTCGATCTCGTGACCGCCACCCGCACCACCTCGGCCTTCCGGCTCGGCGCGTCTCCGCGGGCGGCGCTGGGAATGCTGCGTGCGGCTCGCGCGAACGCCGCTCTCGAGCAGCGTGACCACGTGATCCCCGAGGACGTCCAGCGCATCACCCTGCCGCTGCTGACACACCGGGTGATCGTGAGTTCCGACCACCAACATCTGCGGCACAACGCCGCCGACCTGCTGGAGCAGATGATCAACCGGGTGAGGGTGCCTTCCGGCAGCAACTCATGA